In one Pseudarthrobacter sp. NBSH8 genomic region, the following are encoded:
- a CDS encoding ABC transporter permease has translation MILGITLLVFLVLQAAPGDQASSALGDGASEEAKQQYRQENGLNDPLVIQYFSFLGKLLQLDLGVTTPPAKSVASMIGSAFPLTLQLTFLGVLIAIVLSLTFGILGALYRDKWQDQLVRVFSIAAIATPSFWLGILLIQWFALGASPLFPSGGIATPESGFGGWLNSMALPALALGIPVSASLIRVVRTSMVEELDRDYVRTAIGNGVPYREVVSKNVLRNALVTPVTVLGLRVGYLLGGAVVIEMIFALPGMGQLILNGITNLDVNLVQGVVLTISVTFVLVNIVVDLLYLLINPRIRTV, from the coding sequence ATGATCCTGGGCATCACCTTGCTCGTCTTCCTTGTCCTGCAGGCCGCTCCCGGCGACCAGGCAAGCTCCGCCCTCGGCGACGGCGCCAGCGAAGAAGCGAAGCAGCAGTACCGCCAGGAAAACGGCTTGAACGACCCGCTGGTCATCCAGTACTTCAGCTTCCTCGGCAAGCTGCTGCAGCTGGACCTCGGCGTCACCACGCCGCCGGCAAAGTCGGTGGCCTCCATGATCGGCTCCGCGTTCCCCCTGACGCTGCAGCTGACGTTTCTGGGCGTGCTGATCGCAATCGTCCTGTCCCTGACCTTCGGCATCCTCGGCGCCCTCTACCGCGACAAATGGCAGGACCAGCTGGTCCGCGTTTTCTCGATCGCCGCGATCGCCACGCCGTCGTTCTGGCTCGGCATCCTCCTGATCCAGTGGTTCGCCCTCGGCGCCAGCCCCCTGTTTCCCTCCGGGGGAATCGCGACGCCGGAATCCGGCTTCGGCGGCTGGCTGAACTCCATGGCCCTCCCGGCCCTGGCCCTCGGCATCCCGGTCTCCGCCTCGCTGATCCGCGTGGTCCGCACCTCGATGGTGGAGGAGCTGGACCGCGACTACGTCCGCACCGCCATCGGCAACGGTGTCCCCTACCGCGAAGTGGTCTCCAAGAACGTCCTGCGCAACGCACTGGTGACTCCGGTGACGGTGTTGGGACTACGCGTGGGCTACCTGCTCGGCGGCGCCGTCGTGATTGAAATGATCTTCGCCCTGCCCGGCATGGGCCAGCTGATCCTCAACGGCATCACCAACCTGGACGTGAACCTGGTCCAGGGCGTGGTGCTCACCATCTCGGTCACCTTCGTTCTGGTGAACATCGTGGTGGACCTCCTGTACCTGCTCATCAACCCCCGAATCAGGACGGTATAG
- a CDS encoding ABC transporter substrate-binding protein, which translates to MNNITKNLPLVNDASRRNFLKLTGAMGAAAAFTASVAACGSPAATTTGDSASAAAVNKDLTIEAGISYALSTGFDPLSSSGATPMAANLHIFEGLIELHPATRVPYNALAASDPKKVNDTTYQVTIREGAKFHDGTPVTTEDVAFSFTRVMDPANKSLFSQFIPFIQDVKPLDAKTVEFTLKYAFPGFGPRISVVKVVPKALATDLKAFDAKPVGTGPYKLISAAKDDKIVFEAFADYNGPKPALAKGMTWLLLSDAAARVTAVQSGRVQAIEDVPYLDIDGLKSKVKVESVQSFGLMFLMFNCNKAPFNNKLVRQALHYGLDKEAIIKKALFGNAKAASSYFQEGHPDYVKAKNVYGYDVTKAEDLLKEAGVTSLEFELLTTDTAWVKDVAPLILESWNKIPGVKVSVKSLQSGALYTDRVGTGDYSVVAAPGDPSVFGNDADLLLSWFYSGATWMEKRAYWTAPERAKLQELMNKGSQAAAADAKKITGEIVDLVSEEVPLYPIFHRQLPSAWDDKKLNGFKPLPTTGMSFIDVGRTA; encoded by the coding sequence ATGAACAACATCACCAAGAACCTGCCGCTGGTCAATGACGCCAGCCGCCGGAACTTCCTCAAGCTCACCGGTGCCATGGGCGCCGCTGCAGCATTCACCGCCTCTGTCGCCGCGTGCGGCAGCCCGGCAGCTACCACCACCGGCGACTCCGCGAGCGCTGCGGCAGTCAACAAGGACCTCACCATCGAAGCGGGCATCTCCTATGCCCTTTCCACCGGCTTCGACCCGCTGAGCTCCTCAGGCGCCACTCCGATGGCCGCCAACCTGCACATCTTCGAAGGCCTCATCGAACTGCACCCGGCCACCCGCGTGCCGTACAACGCACTGGCGGCGTCGGACCCCAAGAAGGTCAACGACACCACCTACCAGGTGACCATCCGCGAAGGCGCCAAGTTCCACGACGGCACCCCGGTCACCACCGAAGACGTCGCATTCTCCTTCACCCGCGTGATGGACCCGGCGAACAAGTCCCTGTTCTCGCAGTTCATCCCGTTCATCCAGGACGTCAAGCCCTTGGATGCCAAGACGGTTGAGTTCACCCTCAAGTACGCCTTCCCCGGCTTCGGCCCCCGCATCTCCGTGGTCAAGGTTGTCCCCAAGGCCCTGGCCACGGACCTCAAGGCCTTCGACGCCAAGCCCGTCGGCACCGGCCCCTACAAGCTCATCTCCGCCGCCAAGGACGACAAGATCGTCTTCGAAGCGTTCGCAGACTACAACGGCCCCAAGCCGGCACTGGCCAAGGGCATGACCTGGCTCCTGCTCTCCGACGCCGCTGCCCGCGTCACCGCCGTCCAGTCCGGCCGTGTCCAGGCCATCGAGGACGTCCCCTACCTGGACATCGACGGCCTGAAGTCCAAGGTCAAGGTTGAATCAGTCCAGTCCTTCGGCCTGATGTTCCTGATGTTCAACTGCAACAAGGCCCCGTTCAACAACAAGCTGGTCCGCCAGGCCCTGCACTACGGCCTGGACAAGGAAGCCATCATTAAGAAGGCCCTGTTCGGCAATGCCAAGGCGGCCAGCTCCTACTTCCAGGAAGGCCACCCGGACTACGTCAAGGCCAAGAACGTCTACGGCTACGACGTCACGAAGGCCGAAGACCTGCTGAAGGAAGCCGGCGTCACGAGCCTCGAATTCGAGCTGCTCACCACGGACACCGCCTGGGTCAAGGACGTTGCCCCGCTGATCCTCGAATCCTGGAACAAGATCCCGGGCGTCAAGGTCTCCGTCAAGAGCCTGCAGTCCGGCGCCCTGTATACGGACCGCGTCGGCACCGGCGACTACTCAGTTGTCGCAGCCCCCGGCGACCCCTCAGTCTTCGGCAACGACGCGGACCTGCTCCTGAGCTGGTTCTACTCGGGCGCCACCTGGATGGAAAAGCGCGCCTACTGGACCGCCCCGGAACGCGCCAAGCTGCAGGAGCTCATGAACAAGGGCTCGCAGGCTGCCGCAGCAGACGCCAAGAAGATCACCGGCGAAATTGTGGACCTCGTCTCCGAGGAAGTTCCCCTGTACCCGATCTTCCACCGCCAGCTGCCCTCCGCCTGGGACGACAAGAAGCTCAACGGCTTTAAGCCGCTGCCCACCACCGGCATGTCGTTCATCGACGTCGGACGCACCGCCTAA
- a CDS encoding exo-alpha-sialidase: MTSHVLQPTAAAMPDVEHVLAVRGTGGYRQYRIPALAVSRQGTLLAAYDGRPNLDDLPNPIDLLLRRSTDNGGTWGKQQVVRTGRGLNGYGDPSLLVDAETGRNFMFHAAGTHAGFFEAAAGLEPDDDVQHCDLSYSDDDGLTWQHRRITAQLKLRPPVRPREPGTDEPDITGIFAAAGQGIQIHAGPYRGRLVQQFVVLAGSEIMAASAYSDDHGDSWTLGELIGARTHGYTPNENKVVALQDGRLLLHSRGTPRRLAATSDDGGATWSALRPVADLPDPGDNGSLVRFDGLPSVTSLAAESTGSWLLATNNQDTALRRNTVISLSADNGLSWPAKLVLCPGSSAYSTAARLPDGNIGILYERQGYREIVFASVPAEQLTEQLTARPAATGSDAGGIPPESTVEAGVPGAGLVFDMVLRSITPGRPKAWQNAGEFHVMQSGGEDWGVHTWKEIGQGYSAEAAQVIGTREAQDLNYGPIIPGYKAGDILAFTGRARNDGPLPATSVRLSGPGSDAFPAADLGPGEEALYFTPGYTVTAADVARGYAEVAYEVAFEMTGERGGTAERRRRAFRFDTGSGDVSAPG, from the coding sequence ATGACATCCCATGTCCTGCAGCCAACGGCGGCTGCCATGCCCGACGTCGAACACGTGCTGGCGGTCCGGGGCACCGGCGGCTACCGGCAATACAGGATCCCCGCCCTCGCCGTCTCACGGCAGGGCACCCTGCTGGCCGCCTACGACGGCCGCCCCAACCTCGATGACCTGCCCAACCCGATTGACCTCCTGCTCCGGCGCAGCACGGACAACGGCGGGACCTGGGGCAAACAGCAGGTAGTAAGGACGGGCCGCGGCCTCAATGGCTACGGCGACCCCAGCCTCCTGGTGGACGCTGAGACCGGCCGGAACTTTATGTTCCACGCCGCCGGAACGCACGCCGGATTCTTCGAAGCCGCGGCCGGGCTGGAGCCCGACGACGATGTGCAGCACTGCGATCTCAGCTACTCGGACGACGACGGCCTGACCTGGCAGCACCGCAGGATCACCGCCCAGCTTAAGCTCCGGCCGCCTGTCCGCCCGCGTGAGCCAGGTACGGACGAGCCGGACATCACCGGGATCTTCGCCGCGGCCGGGCAGGGCATCCAGATCCACGCCGGCCCGTACCGCGGCCGGCTGGTGCAGCAGTTTGTGGTCCTGGCCGGCAGCGAGATCATGGCCGCCTCGGCGTACAGCGACGACCACGGCGACTCCTGGACCCTCGGGGAGCTCATCGGCGCCCGGACGCACGGCTACACCCCGAATGAAAACAAAGTTGTCGCCCTGCAGGACGGCAGGCTCCTGCTGCACAGCCGCGGCACACCGCGCCGCCTTGCCGCAACATCCGACGACGGCGGGGCCACCTGGAGCGCACTGCGACCTGTCGCGGACCTCCCGGACCCGGGTGACAACGGCTCCCTGGTCCGCTTCGACGGCCTGCCGTCCGTAACCTCCCTCGCCGCCGAGTCCACCGGCTCATGGCTTCTGGCCACCAACAACCAGGACACGGCCCTGCGGCGGAACACGGTGATCAGCCTGTCCGCCGACAACGGCCTCAGCTGGCCCGCGAAGCTGGTCCTCTGCCCGGGAAGCTCGGCATATTCGACGGCCGCCCGGCTCCCCGACGGCAACATCGGCATCCTCTACGAACGCCAGGGCTACCGGGAAATCGTGTTCGCCTCCGTGCCCGCGGAGCAACTCACCGAACAACTCACCGCCCGTCCCGCCGCCACTGGGAGCGACGCCGGGGGCATCCCGCCCGAGTCCACCGTGGAAGCGGGCGTGCCCGGCGCGGGTCTTGTGTTCGACATGGTTCTGCGCTCCATCACGCCCGGCCGCCCGAAGGCCTGGCAGAACGCCGGCGAGTTCCACGTCATGCAGTCCGGCGGTGAGGACTGGGGCGTTCACACCTGGAAGGAAATCGGCCAGGGCTACTCGGCCGAAGCTGCGCAGGTCATCGGCACGCGGGAGGCGCAGGACCTGAACTATGGCCCCATCATTCCCGGCTACAAGGCCGGGGACATCCTGGCCTTCACGGGCCGGGCACGCAATGACGGCCCCCTGCCGGCAACCTCGGTCCGGCTGTCCGGTCCCGGCTCGGACGCCTTCCCCGCCGCGGACCTTGGCCCCGGGGAAGAAGCCCTCTACTTCACTCCCGGCTACACCGTCACCGCGGCCGATGTGGCGCGCGGCTACGCCGAGGTGGCCTACGAGGTGGCATTTGAAATGACCGGCGAGCGCGGCGGCACTGCCGAGCGCCGCCGTCGTGCTTTCAGGTTTGACACCGGCTCCGGCGACGTCAGCGCGCCCGGGTGA
- a CDS encoding PfkB family carbohydrate kinase: MLTVIGEGLVDVVQRASGIKAHVGGSPLNVAVGLARLDHPVQFIGRYGRDAYGDSVAAHLRSSSVMLPLGPDDLPTSVATAVIDDDGAATYTFDLAWELPGLADRLAYMLQGTTLMHTGSIATMLAPGAAAVLAAVEHAHPAATISFDPNCRPSIITDVDYARTQTEKFVTLSDVVKASDEDLEWLYPGVDVLESARRWLSLGGSEGPAIVVVTRGAAGPWGITAAGEAAIDAPRVEVADTVGAGDSFMAALLSGIVDRGLDGAQNRKDLRELPAEGLAELLAHAARAAAVTVSRPGANPPTRAELNEVPAE, translated from the coding sequence ATGCTCACAGTTATTGGCGAAGGCCTTGTTGACGTTGTCCAGCGCGCCTCCGGAATCAAAGCCCACGTGGGCGGCAGCCCCCTTAACGTCGCGGTGGGCCTGGCCCGCCTTGACCATCCCGTGCAGTTCATCGGCCGCTACGGCCGCGACGCCTACGGGGATTCGGTGGCGGCGCACCTGCGCTCCAGCTCCGTTATGCTGCCGCTTGGCCCCGATGACCTGCCTACCAGCGTGGCCACCGCCGTAATTGACGACGACGGCGCCGCCACCTACACGTTCGACCTCGCCTGGGAGCTTCCCGGCCTGGCGGACCGCCTCGCCTATATGCTGCAGGGAACCACCCTGATGCACACCGGCTCCATCGCCACGATGCTGGCGCCGGGCGCCGCGGCGGTGCTTGCCGCCGTCGAGCACGCCCACCCCGCCGCCACGATCAGTTTCGATCCCAACTGCCGGCCCAGCATCATCACCGACGTGGACTATGCACGGACACAGACCGAGAAGTTCGTCACGCTCTCGGACGTGGTCAAGGCCTCGGACGAGGACCTGGAGTGGTTGTACCCGGGGGTGGACGTGCTTGAATCGGCGCGCCGCTGGCTGTCGCTGGGCGGGTCCGAAGGGCCGGCCATTGTGGTGGTCACGCGCGGCGCGGCCGGACCGTGGGGCATTACGGCTGCCGGTGAAGCCGCGATCGACGCGCCCCGCGTGGAAGTGGCCGACACTGTGGGTGCCGGTGATTCCTTTATGGCCGCCCTGCTCTCCGGGATCGTGGACCGGGGCCTGGACGGTGCGCAGAACCGGAAGGACCTGCGCGAACTTCCGGCGGAGGGCCTGGCGGAACTCCTGGCGCACGCAGCCCGCGCGGCGGCCGTTACTGTTTCCCGCCCGGGCGCCAACCCGCCCACGCGTGCCGAACTGAACGAGGTTCCGGCGGAGTAG
- a CDS encoding HAD family hydrolase, producing the protein MRLVASDIDGTILGHDGKISDRTVRAFHACRDAGIELVFVTGRPPRWLHPLEEQLGHTGTVICSNGAVVWDLEADRLVSARALGIDAVLELRRIIKKLRPAALFAAETLTGFHLEPGFIENGSSELLAEFTPAPLAGTLTPDDAVVKFLAIVRDGTADDFLAAVRPAVAHLASATHSAPTVAMLELSLPGVNKAVTLAEYAKALSIDAADVVAFGDMPNDVEMLRWAGHGYAMASGHPDAIIAAGQQAPHFDDDGVAQILEARLAALGVKLS; encoded by the coding sequence ATGCGGCTGGTAGCAAGTGATATTGACGGAACGATTCTTGGGCACGACGGAAAGATCAGCGACCGCACCGTCCGGGCCTTCCACGCCTGCAGGGACGCCGGCATCGAGCTCGTTTTTGTCACCGGCCGCCCGCCGCGCTGGCTCCACCCGCTGGAGGAACAGCTGGGCCACACCGGCACGGTCATCTGTTCCAACGGCGCCGTGGTGTGGGACCTCGAAGCGGACCGGCTGGTTTCCGCCCGGGCGCTGGGCATCGATGCGGTGCTGGAACTGCGGCGGATCATCAAGAAACTGCGCCCCGCCGCGCTCTTCGCCGCGGAAACCCTGACCGGATTCCATCTGGAGCCGGGTTTCATCGAGAACGGCTCCAGCGAGCTGCTGGCCGAATTCACCCCCGCACCGCTGGCCGGGACGCTGACCCCGGACGACGCCGTCGTCAAGTTCCTGGCGATTGTCAGGGATGGCACCGCGGACGACTTCCTGGCAGCCGTGCGGCCCGCCGTCGCCCATCTCGCGTCTGCCACGCACTCCGCACCGACCGTGGCGATGCTTGAACTGTCTCTTCCCGGCGTCAACAAAGCTGTCACCCTCGCCGAATACGCCAAGGCGCTGTCCATTGACGCCGCCGACGTCGTGGCGTTCGGGGACATGCCCAACGACGTCGAAATGTTGCGTTGGGCGGGCCACGGGTACGCCATGGCCAGCGGCCATCCGGACGCCATCATCGCCGCCGGGCAGCAGGCACCGCACTTTGACGACGACGGCGTGGCCCAGATCCTCGAAGCCAGGCTCGCGGCGCTGGGGGTAAAGCTCTCCTGA
- a CDS encoding glycerophosphodiester phosphodiesterase, whose amino-acid sequence MTQSFFDASDGAGRPPCPIALAHRGFSREGLENSMAAFRAAAELGYEYLETDVHTTSDGVLLLFHDDTLDRVTDGRGRISELTAAEVSTARIGGLEPVPLFDDLLSAFPAARLNLDVKDWKSVQSLAAGIERHGAHDRVLVASFSDRRRRAVLKLLSRPVASSAGMVTNALFVLLGPVLPAAWLRLALRGPLSDVQALQVPVRYGAVRVVTAAYVRRAHALGLVVHVWTINHPAEMHRLLDLGVDGIVTDRADLLKQVLRERGQWPGG is encoded by the coding sequence GTGACTCAGTCGTTTTTTGATGCTTCCGACGGTGCTGGCCGTCCCCCGTGTCCCATCGCCCTGGCCCACCGCGGATTCTCGCGGGAAGGGCTGGAGAACTCGATGGCCGCGTTCCGGGCCGCCGCCGAACTCGGCTATGAGTACCTTGAGACGGATGTGCACACCACCTCCGACGGCGTGCTGCTGCTCTTCCACGACGACACCCTGGACCGGGTCACAGACGGCCGGGGCCGGATTTCGGAGCTGACCGCCGCTGAGGTTTCCACCGCGCGGATCGGCGGGCTCGAGCCCGTGCCGCTGTTCGACGACCTGCTGAGCGCCTTCCCGGCTGCCCGGCTGAACCTCGACGTCAAAGACTGGAAGTCGGTGCAAAGCCTGGCTGCCGGCATCGAACGGCACGGCGCCCATGACCGGGTCCTGGTGGCCAGTTTCTCAGACCGCAGACGCCGGGCGGTGCTGAAACTGCTGAGCCGTCCGGTGGCTTCCTCGGCAGGGATGGTGACGAACGCGCTGTTTGTCCTGCTGGGCCCGGTGCTTCCGGCTGCCTGGCTGCGCCTGGCGCTGCGGGGACCGTTGAGCGATGTCCAGGCCCTGCAGGTTCCGGTCCGCTACGGGGCGGTCCGCGTGGTGACGGCTGCCTATGTGCGGCGGGCGCACGCCCTGGGCCTGGTGGTCCATGTGTGGACCATCAACCACCCGGCTGAGATGCACCGGTTACTTGACCTGGGCGTGGACGGGATCGTGACGGACCGCGCGGATCTCCTGAAGCAGGTCTTGCGGGAACGCGGCCAGTGGCCCGGCGGCTGA
- a CDS encoding EAL domain-containing protein: MTVRIQAWGVIAGVLGDSDPAGAAIRQRLSDRLGENPGAPERALLEYLLERQQQDGAEGGTPDTARFPQPLSAMPPQLAERLDSLRSLSRISSLLENQMLMTAFQPIYGLESRAVMGVEALSRFVSDDGAGAEIWFAEAAAVGLGANLEFSALASAALAAAKLPAHLYVSLNISPVSCLDPRLPELFEHIELPIDRIVLELTNEIPDEEYSHFISAITPLRERGLRIAIDDSHPTAGALSRMLHLRPDFIKLGRNVISGVDTDTSQHALAACLVDFAEQIGSVLVAEGVETTEELNVLTELGFSAGQGFLLGRPSVRPKDWAAWNTPLDPDGLRRLAANHAIQGPGGS, from the coding sequence ATGACGGTTCGGATACAAGCTTGGGGAGTTATTGCTGGGGTCCTCGGGGATTCTGATCCTGCCGGGGCGGCAATACGTCAGCGCCTTAGCGACCGCCTGGGAGAAAACCCAGGCGCGCCTGAACGGGCCCTGCTGGAGTATCTTCTGGAGCGCCAACAACAGGACGGCGCAGAAGGCGGCACTCCGGACACTGCCCGTTTTCCGCAACCCCTCAGCGCCATGCCGCCCCAACTGGCCGAGCGGCTGGATTCCCTCCGCAGCCTGTCGCGAATCAGCTCGCTGCTGGAAAACCAGATGCTGATGACCGCATTCCAACCGATCTACGGCCTCGAATCCAGAGCCGTAATGGGTGTAGAGGCGTTGTCACGCTTTGTCAGCGACGACGGCGCAGGCGCGGAAATCTGGTTCGCCGAGGCGGCCGCCGTTGGCTTGGGCGCCAACCTGGAATTCTCGGCCCTCGCGTCCGCAGCCTTAGCTGCCGCGAAACTCCCCGCGCACCTCTACGTGTCCCTGAACATCTCCCCCGTATCATGCCTGGATCCCCGGCTCCCCGAATTGTTTGAACACATCGAGCTGCCAATAGACCGAATTGTGCTCGAATTGACGAACGAAATTCCGGACGAGGAATACTCGCATTTCATTTCCGCAATTACGCCGCTCCGTGAACGGGGGCTGCGCATTGCAATCGATGATTCGCACCCCACCGCGGGCGCCCTGAGCCGGATGCTCCATCTGCGGCCTGACTTCATCAAGCTGGGCCGGAATGTGATCAGCGGCGTGGACACGGACACCTCCCAGCACGCCCTGGCTGCGTGCCTGGTGGACTTCGCGGAGCAGATAGGCAGCGTTTTGGTGGCAGAAGGAGTCGAAACCACCGAGGAACTGAATGTCCTTACGGAGTTGGGTTTCAGCGCCGGCCAGGGCTTCCTGCTGGGGCGGCCCTCCGTGCGGCCGAAGGACTGGGCGGCGTGGAATACGCCACTGGACCCCGATGGGCTCCGCCGCCTCGCTGCCAACCACGCCATCCAAGGTCCCGGCGGCTCCTGA
- a CDS encoding bifunctional diguanylate cyclase/phosphodiesterase yields the protein MFADDDPRLSQLLDGIVRLASGDLQSRIEVSPARDELDAIIMGTNLLAEDLQIIYEELEQRVEVRTQLLHEAHREMKKMAMQDPLTGLANRSALLAALKSAQDHDGDALSQPVILLLDLDAFKSINDTLGHSAGDQVLVTVGQRIRRAVRTNDVVARLGGDEFAIVMPATGADQAAVVGQRILAAIKEPIDLPDRTVRCGASVGLSVGASGRRAEDLLMEADVAMYASKAEGLNRLHVFEPGLLLIRKLRSQLLEDLRTAIKGEGLVLHYQPVIELGTGRIEGVEALVRWDHPTRGRIMPDEFIPLAEDAGLISELGLWVLSTAVGQLRRWIDAGLVDSRFSVRINISATDLQSLQFIEDVRAVLKQTGVRPEQVVLELTEAAIVRGNELDRYSLGGLRGLGVGIEIDDFGTGYSSISYLRRLPVDRVKVDRSLIEGLGTDPSQPALVAAVLQLVRACGLEAVWEGVETADQAEHLRNLGCLSAQGYFFSKPVPPEQIPGLLAETLSESNKRLID from the coding sequence ATGTTCGCTGACGATGACCCCAGGCTCTCCCAGCTGCTCGATGGCATCGTCCGGCTCGCCTCCGGAGACCTCCAGTCGCGGATAGAAGTTTCGCCGGCCCGGGACGAGCTCGACGCCATCATCATGGGCACCAACCTCCTGGCCGAGGACCTCCAGATCATTTACGAGGAGCTTGAGCAGCGTGTTGAGGTCCGCACGCAACTGCTGCACGAAGCCCACCGCGAAATGAAGAAGATGGCGATGCAGGATCCCCTCACCGGCCTTGCCAACCGCTCGGCGCTTCTCGCTGCACTGAAGTCCGCCCAGGACCACGACGGCGATGCCCTCAGCCAGCCCGTTATCCTCCTCCTTGACCTTGACGCCTTCAAATCCATCAACGACACCCTCGGCCACTCTGCCGGGGATCAGGTACTGGTTACCGTGGGACAACGCATCCGCCGCGCAGTCCGGACCAACGACGTTGTAGCCCGGCTGGGCGGGGACGAGTTCGCCATCGTTATGCCGGCCACGGGAGCCGACCAGGCCGCCGTCGTAGGCCAGCGCATCCTGGCAGCCATTAAGGAACCCATTGACCTTCCTGACCGGACGGTCCGCTGCGGGGCGAGCGTTGGACTCAGCGTCGGGGCGTCCGGGCGGCGGGCCGAGGACCTGCTGATGGAGGCCGATGTGGCCATGTACGCCTCCAAAGCCGAGGGGCTCAACCGGCTCCACGTCTTCGAACCCGGGCTTCTGCTCATCCGCAAGCTCCGCAGCCAGTTGCTGGAGGACCTCCGGACCGCCATCAAGGGCGAGGGCTTGGTGCTGCACTACCAGCCCGTGATTGAACTGGGCACCGGGCGCATCGAAGGCGTGGAGGCCCTGGTCCGTTGGGACCACCCCACCCGCGGCCGCATCATGCCCGACGAGTTCATCCCGCTGGCAGAAGACGCGGGACTGATCTCCGAGCTGGGCCTGTGGGTGCTCAGCACAGCTGTCGGCCAGCTACGCCGCTGGATTGATGCCGGACTGGTGGATAGCAGGTTTTCCGTCCGGATCAACATCTCCGCAACTGATCTGCAGAGCCTGCAGTTCATCGAGGACGTCCGCGCCGTGCTCAAGCAGACGGGCGTCCGTCCAGAGCAGGTTGTCCTGGAGCTGACGGAAGCGGCCATCGTCAGGGGCAACGAACTGGACCGGTACTCCCTTGGCGGGCTGCGCGGACTGGGCGTCGGAATCGAAATCGACGACTTCGGTACCGGGTATTCCTCCATCAGCTACCTGCGCCGGCTCCCAGTGGACCGGGTCAAAGTGGACCGGTCCCTGATTGAGGGACTGGGCACGGACCCCAGCCAGCCTGCACTGGTGGCCGCCGTCCTTCAATTGGTGCGCGCCTGCGGGCTCGAAGCCGTGTGGGAGGGCGTGGAAACAGCGGACCAGGCCGAGCACCTCAGGAACCTAGGGTGCCTCAGCGCACAGGGCTATTTCTTCAGCAAGCCCGTCCCGCCCGAACAGATTCCTGGACTGCTGGCCGAGACTTTATCCGAAAGTAATAAGAGGTTGATCGATTAG